One window of the Colletotrichum destructivum chromosome 4, complete sequence genome contains the following:
- a CDS encoding Putative A-kinase anchor protein 7-like, phosphoesterase, with product MPPRPHARQSPTHFLCIPLVTPASRPQLSKSLAAFKADVTSQDSFAIPVDAVRPLGTLHLTLGVMSFPNNEGVGKAIEVLKALKPRDILASIKPLPSVTRLAAPAQASNASNAPPLSSLNITLRGLHCMKSGPKAEPSKASVLYAPPAYSEGIFQTFCEKIRTVFEEAEVMGKDNRGLLLHATVVNTIYVKSARGKKGSKLTIDATDILERYEDYVWMEDVPVEKIAICRMGAKKIEGADDQEYEVEAEIDF from the coding sequence ATGCCTCCCCGACCACATGCCAGGCAATCGCCAACGCACTTCTTGTGCATACCCCTGGTCACTCCAGCCTCAAGGCCTCAGCTTTCCAAGAGCTTGGCCGCTTTCAAGGCAGACGTTACCAGCCAGGACAGCTTCGCCATCCCCGTGGATGCGGTGCGCCCTCTCGGCACTTTGCACCTGACCCTAGGAGTCATGAGCTTCCCCAACAACGAAGGCGTCGGCAAGGCTATCGAGGTCCTAAAGGCTCTGAAACCCCGAGATATCCTTGCTAGCATCAAGCCTCTTCCCTCCGTCACTCGGTTGGCGGCTCCGGCTCAGGCGTCAAATGCCTCCAACGCCCCGCCGCTCTCCTCGCTGAACATTACACTCCGCGGCCTACACTGCATGAAGTCCGGCCCCAAGGCAGAGCCCAGCAAGGCATCGGTTCTTTACGCTCCACCGGCGTACTCGGAGGGCATTTTTCAGACGTTCTGCGAAAAGATCAGGACCGtcttcgaggaggccgaggtcatGGGCAAGGACAACCGTGGACTGCTGCTGCACGCCACAGTTGTCAACACCATCTACGTCAAGAGCGCTCGTGGCAAAAAGGGCTCGAAGCTGACTATCGATGCGACGGACATCCTCGAAAGATACGAGGACTATGTTTGGATGGAAGACGTGCCCGTGGAGAAGATCGCCATCTGTCGTATGGGGGCCAAAAAGATTGAGGGTGCGGATGATCAAGAATACGAAGTTGAGGCTGAGATTGACTTCTGA
- a CDS encoding Putative Heat shock protein 70 family, giving the protein MSFNLPLRPSSSSTRNQASRSSYFTNYTPNSSTEAINGPPLREPARELFGTTDRLIVGVDFGTTFSGVAAVYTSTPDDVEIIKTWPGGNGITSDKVPTEISYDFPANAAAGAEPTVKWGFQFKPEESRLRCIKLFLDRSQKLPFYVSPLETAAQLKRYNKNVLDAVSDYLTQVYKHTMDTLTRRYGESFMQSTKVDFVLTCPAVWSDAAKNTTLQAAERAGMGSKSEIQMISEPEAAAVYTLKAIQPNHLNAGDNFIVCDAGGGTVDLIAYKIISLKPLKVEESAVGTGGLCGSAFLNYRFEEHVRNKLGHSRFDEMKVKKNKTWQMGLRYFEEFVKRNFNEDEHQEVNVPFPGLPDDEEAGLDCGFMVMSAAEIKEIFQPVVKEVCDLVQGQVTGIRSKGGVVSGIVLVGGFGQSDYLYRKLKAHFTSAAPPPYTERPTHGSVTALQDTSSIEVMQPVYAWTAVVRGAVLRGLEGNMVISRKARYHYGTSYATVYDEEKHSVSERYWSPLWERWMVSDRMQWHIAKGEAISPLSPIAFHYTRNFRPGQSLLVTDDLIACEADDPPSAYTRDLIHVCTLTTDLNAVPRSLFTRLTTTRGVEFDNLDFTLEMIVDSAGLGFELKVDGVRYGRVDAEFH; this is encoded by the exons ATGAGCTTCAACCTCCCGCTTCGGCCGAGTTCCAGCAGTACACGGAACCAGGCCAGCCGGAGCAGCTACTTCACCAACTATACGCCGAATTCCTCCACTGAGGCCATCAATGGTCCTCCCCTCCGGGAACCTGCTCGTGAACTGTTCGGCACCACCGATCGTCTGATTGTCGGCGTAGATTTCGGAACCACGTTCTCAGG cgtcgccgccgtgtACACCTCGACGCCAGACGATGTCGAGATTATCAAGACGTGGCCCGGTGGCAATGGCATCACCTCTGACAAGGTGCCCACCGAAATCAGTTATGATTTTCCTgcaaacgccgccgccggcgccgagcccACGGTGAAATGGGGCTTCCAGTTCAAGCCCGAAGAGTCGCGCCTTCGTTGCATCAAACTGTTTCTGGACCGCTCACAGAAGCTGCCTTTTTACGTTAGCCCGCTGGAAACGGCGGCTCAGCTGAAACGTTACAACAAGAATGTCCTGGACGCCGTGAGCGACTACCTCACCCAGGTCTACAAGCACACCATGGATACCCTGACCCGAAGATACGGCGAGTCTTTTATGCAGTCCACCAAGGTTGACTTTGTCTTGACCTGTCCGGCCGTGTGGTCCGACGCGGCAAAAAACACAACGCTCCAAGCTGCCGAACGAGCGGGCATGGGGTCCAAATCGGAAATTCAGATGATCAGCGAGCCCGAAGCTGCGGCTGTGTACACGCTGAAGGCAATCCAGCCGAACCACCTCAATGCCGGAGATAACTTCATCGTGTGCGATGCCGGTGGTGGAACTGTCGA TCTGATTGCATACAAGATTATATCATTAAAGCCGCTAAAGGTAGAAGAGTCCGCCGTCGGAACCGGTGGTCTCTGCGGCAGTGCATTCCTCAACTACAGATTCGAGGAGCATGTCAGAAACAAGTTGGGCCATAGCCGCTTCGACGAGATGAAGGTCAAGAAAAACAAGACGTGGCAGATGGGCCTGCGATACTTTGAAGAGTTTGTGAAACGCAACttcaacgaggacgagcaccAGGAAGTCAACGTGCC GTTTCCGGGTTtgcccgacgacgaggaggccggtCTGGACTGCGGCTTCATGGTCATGTCAGCTGCCGAGATCAAAGAGATATTCCAACCCGTCGTCAAGGAAGTATGCGACCTTGTTCAGGGCCAGGTCACAGGCATCCGGTCCAAGGGCGGTGTCGTCTCGGGCATCGTGCTGGTGGGAGGATTCGGCCAGAGCGACTATCTCTACCGGAAACTCAAGGCCCACTTCACCAGtgcggcgccgccaccgtACACCGAACGACCGACCCACGGCAGCGTGACGGCACTGCAGGATACGAGCTCGATTGAGGTTATGCAGCCGGTGTACGCCTGGACGGCCGTTGTCCGAGGAGCAGTCCTGCGAGGACTGGAGGGTAACATGGTGATATCCCGTAAGGCGAGGTACCACTATGGCACTTCGTACGCAACGGTGTACGATGAAGAAAAACACTCGGTCAGCGAGCGATACTGGTCGCCACTATGGGAGCGATGGATGGTGTCGGACCGTATGCAGTGGCACATTGCAAAG GGAGAGGCAATATCACCCTTGTCGCCTATCGCCTTCCACTACACCCGAAATTTCAGGCCCGGGCAGTCATTACTGGTGACGGACGACCTGATCGCGTGCGAAGCGGACGATCCACCGTCGGCGTACACGCGCGACCTCATTCACGTGTGCACATTAACTACCGATCTCAACGCGGTGCCTAGGAGTCTGTTCACGCGGCTGACGACGACACGTGGTGTGGAATTCGACAACCTCGACTTTACGCTCGAGATGATTGTCGACAGCGCTGGCCTGGGTTTCGAGTTGAAGGTGGACGGCGTGCGGTACGGAcgcgtcgatgccgagttCCATTGA
- a CDS encoding Putative serine/threonine-protein kinase, active, translating into MTVAHDLTHRGATSHPASNMALEDRFEVLKEIGDGSFGSVVLARVRSAGASVARRGTVVAIKTMKKTFESFTPCLELREVVFLKTLPNHVHLVPALDIFLDPYSKKLHIAMEYMEGNLYQLMKARDHKCLDNASVKSILFQIMQGLEHIHAHHFFHRDIKPENILVSTSAHQDAVTSFRRYSALVTPPSTPPSYTVKIADFGLARETHSKLPYTTYVSTRWYRAPEVLLRAGEYSAPVDIWAVGAMAVEIATLKPLFPGGNEVDQVWRVCEIMGSPGNWYNKSGARVGGGEWKDGTRLAGKLGFSFPKMAPHAMDTILQQPQWPAALSHFVTWCLMWDPKTRPTSTQAIAHEYFADAVDPLRPKSSASRILGRKQSDLGRGSNSNSSTPTSSKPSWFRKSLIGRSESAEVAMPQSISKESTPRPSPVPSQTTNEVPVAKTRPAQSKRTTWTNGPSNVAPMPILPTIRPISPLSDAVTAEARNGVTYNDSYANGRHRNVQIDEKKKIGRQLSVASSTNNYAEIHRQQAERALNGNGGLASPPNGHKESFFSHLRKRARRFSGRHQAPMSPNSDDVEAQAGCGPWNSNRSSMVIENAPTPPPKPTEIYEPLDKALRDVQQTQDHAPVPPAHLINPSSALKRHHSLPQHQPRSVDNLMVAARGTGPVSGRTRRQGVQHYDAPDEEDELLDEALNSTHHAMNRMEKDGKPGLRQSASNVAMANPYPTPSPSANGNSVLFGDNHEAVTPKPLNLQKSHGTENQYKWPTPPYEESEWAASASASIWAASNRF; encoded by the exons ATGACGGTCGCACACGATTTGACCCATAGAGGGGCAACGTCCCACCCTGCCAGCAATATGGCTCTCGAAGACAGGTTCGAGGTGCTCAAGGAGATTGGAGATGGTAGCTTCGGCAGCGTCGTCCTTGCCCGAGTCCGTAGTGCAGGTGCTAGCGTGGCTCGCCGCGGCACGGTG GTCGCCATCAAAACCATGAAGAAGACGTTCGAGTCCTTCACCCCGTGCTTGGAACTTCGCGAGGTCGTCTTCCTGAAGACCCTTCCCAACCACGTCCACCTCGTCCCCGCCCTCGATATTTTCCTTGACCCTTACAGCAAGAAGCTTCATATCGCCATGGAATACATGGAGGGTAACCTGTACCAATTGATGAAGGCCCGGGACCACAAGTGTCTGGACAACGCCAGCGTCAAGAGCATTCTTTTCCAGATCATGCAGGGTCTCGAGCACATCCACGCTCACCACTTTTTCCATCGCGACATCAAGCCCGAGAACATCCTCGTCTCCACCTCTGCCCACCAGGACGCCGTCACGTCGTTCCGCAGGTACTCGGCTCTTGtcacccctccctccacgCCCCCGAGCTATACCGTCAAGATTGCCGACTTTGGCCTCGCTCGCGAAACACACTCCAAGCTGCCCTACACAACATACGTTTCGACGAGATGGTACCGTGCACCCGAGGTGCTTCTCCGTGCAGGCGAATATTCGGCCCCAGTCGATATATGGGCGGTTGGTGCCATGGCGGTCGAGATCGCCACCCTCAAGCCACTCTTCCCCGGCGGAAACGAGGTCGACCAAGTTTGGAGAGTATGCGAAATCATGGGAAGCCCTGGAAACTGGTACAACAAGTCGGGTGCCcgcgtgggcggcggcgaatGGAAGGATGGCACCAGGCTGGCCGGCAAGCTCGGGTTCTCATTCCCCAAGATGGCGCCCCATGCAATGGATACGATTTTGCAACAGCCACAGTGGCCCGCTGCGTTGAGCCACTTCGTTACGTGGTGCCTTATGTGGGACCCCAAGACTCGCCCGACCTCAACACAGGCGATTGCTCACGAGTACTTCGCCGACGCTGTTGATCCCCTGAGGCCCAAGTCTTCTGCTTCGAGAATTCTGGGTCGCAAGCAGTCCGATCTTGGCCGTGGCAGCAATTCCAACTCTTCTACCCCCACGTCTTCCAAACCGTCTTGGTTCAGAAAATCTCTTATCGGTCGCTCGGAAAGCGCCGAGGTTGCCATGCCCCAATCGATCTCCAAGGAATCGACCCCGAGACCATCCCCCGTTCCCTCGCAGACGACAAATGAGGTCCCCGTTGCCAAGACCCGTCCTGCGCAGTCGAAACGCACGACTTGGACAAACGGCCCGTCAAACGTCGCCCCTATGCCGATACTCCCCACCATCCGTCCCATCTCCCCTCTATCTGATGCTGTTACCGCCGAGGCCAGAAACGGCGTCACCTACAACGATTCGTACGCCAACGGTCGGCACCGCAACGTTCAGattgacgagaagaagaagattgGCAGGCAACTGTCGGTTGCATCGAGCACGAACAACTACGCCGAGATTCACCGCCAGCAGGCCGAGAGGGCACTCAATGGCAATGGCGGCCTTGCATCGCCGCCCAACGGTCACAAGGAAAGCTTCTTTTCACACCTTCGCAAACGCGCCCGTCGCTTTTCGGGCAGGCACCAGGCCCCTATGTCACCCAACTCGGATGACGTTGAGGCTCAGGCAGGTTGCGGCCCATGGAACAGCAACAGATCCTCCATGGTGATCGAGAACGCGCCTACACCCCCGCCGAAGCCTACTGAGATCTACGAACCGCTTGACAAGGCCTTGCGAGACGTTCAGCAGACCCAAGACCATGCTCCTGTCCCTCCCGCGCACCTCATCAACCCCAGCAGCGCTCTAAAGAGACACCACTCCCTGCCGCAACACCAGCCGCGATCTGTTGACAACCTAATGGTGGCTGCAAGAGGCACCGGACCGGTTTCGGGCCGAACCCGTCGTCAGGGTGTCCAGCACTACGACGCCCcggacgaagaggacgaactgctcgacgaggctctCAACTCGACTCACCACGCCATGAACCGCATGGAGAAGGATGGGAAGCCCGGCCTGCGTCAATCTGCCAGCAACGTCGCCATGGCGAACCCGTATCCGACCCCGTCTCCTTCAGCCAACGGTAACTCGGTACTTTTCGGCGACAACCACGAAGCCGTCACGCCCAAGCCTCTGAACCTTCAGAAGTCTCACGGCACTGAGAACCAGTACAAGTGGCCCACGCCTCCGTACGAGGAGAGCGAATGGGCTGCTTCGGCCTCTGCCAGCATTTGGGCGGCCAGCAACCGGTTTTGA
- a CDS encoding Putative histidine-containing phosphotransfer protein 1-5/Phosphorelay intermediate protein YPD1, with product MPASEDKSDDGPLSTPDFGDAIDSVTFGQILEMDEDENDRDFSQSIVFGFFEQAEETFESMDSALEEKDLEKLSQLGHFLKGSSATLGLVKVRDSCEKIQRYGKKENEDGSPETDEELCLKRITETLKALKTEYADAEKLLKKFFGTEEEDDEDED from the exons ATGCCTGCCTCCGAGGACAAG AGCGATGACGGTCCCCTCAGCACTCCCGACTTTGGCGACGCGATTGACTCAGTCACCTTCGGTCAGATCCTGGAGATGGATGAGGACGAGAATGATCGCGACTTCAGCCAGTCAATCGTCTTTGGCTTTTTCGAGCAAGCAGAGGAGACTTTCGAGTCGATGGACTCGGCCTT AGAGGAAAAGGATCTCGAGAAGTTGTCGCAGTTGGGCCACTTTTTGAAGGGGTCCTCGGCCACGCTTGGACTCGTCAAGGTTAGAGACAGCTGCGAAAAAATCCAACGTTACGGCAAAAAGGAGAACGAGGATGGGTCTCCGGAGACAGACGAGGAACTGTGCCTCAAACGCATCACCGAGACGCTCAAGGCCCTCAAGACTGAGTATGCAGACGCCGAAAAGCTCCTGAAGAAGTTCTTTGgcacggaagaagaagatgatgaagatgaagactAA